Proteins encoded within one genomic window of Streptomyces sp. NBC_01314:
- a CDS encoding glycosyltransferase, whose product MLTSVLIAVVSLALFWMAAFTLWWQMHAWRTPEVLASTRFSRPDGDEHVSFSLLLPARHEQAVLDHTIQRLLESSHDDFEIIVIVGHDDPETTAVARTAEERDPRVRVVVDHHEKKNKPKAMNTALPHCRGDVVGVFDAEDQVHPELLSHVDHAFRTTGADVVQGGVQLINFHSSWYSLRNCLEYFFWFRSRLHLHAQKGFIPLGGNTVFVRTHVLREADGWDPNCLAEDCDLGVRLSSVGKKVVVAYDSDMVTREETPGSLMSLMKQRTRWNQGFLQVYRKKDWKQLPGFRQRLLARYTLMTPYLQAFSGVVIPLNVAVALFLDVPVGVAFITFLPAVTALVTFVFEVVGLHDFGKQYGLRIRFAHYVKLVVGGPFYQVLLAFAAVRAVWREQRGRNDWELTSHVGAHLANVNREDVPA is encoded by the coding sequence TTGCTGACGTCTGTCCTCATAGCTGTCGTTTCGCTTGCCCTGTTCTGGATGGCGGCTTTCACCCTGTGGTGGCAGATGCACGCGTGGCGCACGCCCGAAGTGCTCGCCTCCACCCGGTTCAGCAGACCGGACGGCGACGAACATGTCTCGTTCTCACTGCTGTTGCCCGCACGCCATGAACAGGCCGTGCTGGACCACACCATCCAACGACTGCTCGAATCCAGCCACGACGACTTCGAGATCATCGTGATCGTCGGGCACGACGACCCGGAGACCACCGCGGTGGCCCGGACGGCCGAGGAACGCGACCCGCGGGTCCGCGTGGTGGTCGACCACCACGAGAAGAAGAACAAGCCGAAGGCCATGAACACCGCGCTGCCGCACTGCCGCGGCGATGTCGTCGGAGTCTTCGACGCCGAGGACCAGGTCCATCCCGAACTGCTGTCCCACGTCGACCACGCCTTCCGTACGACGGGCGCGGACGTCGTGCAGGGCGGGGTGCAGCTCATCAACTTCCACTCCAGCTGGTACAGCCTGCGCAACTGCCTGGAGTACTTCTTCTGGTTCCGGTCCCGGCTGCATCTGCACGCGCAGAAAGGGTTCATCCCGCTCGGCGGCAACACCGTCTTCGTACGGACCCATGTCCTGCGGGAAGCCGACGGCTGGGACCCCAACTGCCTCGCCGAGGACTGTGACCTGGGTGTACGGCTGTCCAGCGTCGGCAAGAAGGTCGTCGTCGCCTACGACTCGGACATGGTGACCCGGGAGGAGACCCCCGGCAGCCTGATGTCGCTGATGAAGCAGCGCACCCGCTGGAACCAGGGCTTCCTCCAGGTCTACCGGAAGAAGGACTGGAAGCAACTGCCGGGCTTCCGGCAGCGGTTGCTGGCCCGCTACACGCTGATGACGCCGTATCTCCAGGCCTTCTCCGGGGTGGTCATCCCGCTCAACGTGGCCGTCGCGCTCTTCCTCGACGTCCCCGTCGGCGTCGCCTTCATCACCTTCCTGCCGGCCGTCACCGCCCTCGTCACCTTCGTGTTCGAGGTGGTCGGACTGCACGACTTCGGCAAGCAGTACGGCCTCCGTATCCGGTTCGCCCACTACGTCAAGCTGGTCGTGGGCGGCCCCTTCTACCAGGTGCTCCTCGCCTTCGCCGCCGTACGCGCGGTGTGGCGTGAGCAGCGCGGTCGCAACGACTGGGAGTTGACCAGTCACGTCGGCGCACATCTCGCGAACGTGAACCGAGAGGACGTTCCTGCGTGA
- a CDS encoding ArnT family glycosyltransferase, translating into MTSTLPAATKTEVKVPAQRTAAPTVGSTGRTTASASTSPPPNRLRDSRSDLILCGLLLVAIMIVQGWNIADYPTLSDDEGTYLAQAWAVQEGKGLAHYTYWYDHPPFGWLQLAVLTWIPAQLAPESMTVGSMRVVMLGISAISAVLVYVLGRRLSLPRWAAGLGMALFGLSPLSVVLQREIFLDNIAVMWTLLAFCLAASPSRHLWHHFGAGLAAAAAVLTKETMFLVLPAVLLTMWRHSHRDTRKFAITGAVTACTLIGASYPLFALLKGELLPGAGHVSLWDGIVYQMSRPGSGFILTEGTGSYNVLQSWLYYDRVLPLGGLAGALLLLVTWRWSVTARALAGPALAVAILAGMALRPGYLPAMYVLQALPFLALVLAGGTASVAHGVLRRWRDTAENLALTWARRTVAVALAATAAVYVVPRWYDGNHTAMTFNANAPYQKAAEWLGREVDDPAGTRVLVDDALWLDLVHEGYRPGLGVIWFYKADLDPAVTKTMPRGWRDLDYVVASPTVRRDAVDLPNVKGAMENSTPVATFGTGEDRIEIRRIEAAGGHERARETEAAGDDDRIRDTEAAGGDR; encoded by the coding sequence GTGACCTCCACACTTCCCGCGGCGACCAAGACCGAAGTCAAGGTCCCCGCGCAGAGGACAGCTGCGCCCACAGTCGGTTCGACCGGTCGAACGACTGCTTCCGCTTCCACTTCGCCTCCGCCGAACCGGCTGCGGGACTCGCGCTCCGACCTGATCCTCTGCGGTCTCCTCCTCGTCGCGATCATGATCGTGCAGGGGTGGAACATCGCCGACTACCCGACCCTCAGCGACGACGAGGGCACCTATCTCGCGCAGGCCTGGGCCGTGCAGGAGGGCAAAGGGCTCGCGCACTACACCTACTGGTACGACCACCCGCCCTTCGGCTGGCTCCAGCTCGCCGTACTGACCTGGATCCCCGCCCAGCTCGCCCCCGAGTCGATGACCGTCGGCTCGATGCGCGTGGTGATGCTGGGGATCAGCGCGATCAGCGCCGTCCTCGTCTACGTCCTCGGCCGCCGCCTCTCGCTGCCCCGCTGGGCCGCAGGCCTCGGCATGGCCCTCTTCGGACTGTCCCCGCTGTCGGTGGTGCTCCAGCGGGAGATCTTCCTCGACAACATCGCGGTGATGTGGACACTGCTCGCGTTCTGCCTCGCCGCCTCACCGAGCCGTCACCTCTGGCACCACTTCGGCGCGGGGCTGGCCGCCGCCGCGGCCGTGCTCACCAAGGAGACGATGTTCCTCGTCCTGCCCGCCGTGCTGCTCACCATGTGGCGGCACAGCCACCGGGACACCCGGAAGTTCGCCATCACCGGCGCCGTCACCGCCTGCACCCTGATCGGCGCCTCGTACCCGCTGTTCGCCCTGCTCAAGGGCGAGTTGCTGCCCGGCGCCGGCCATGTGTCGCTGTGGGACGGCATCGTCTACCAGATGAGCCGCCCCGGCTCCGGCTTCATCCTCACCGAGGGCACGGGCTCGTACAACGTCCTGCAGTCCTGGCTGTACTACGACCGCGTCCTGCCCCTCGGCGGACTCGCCGGCGCGCTGCTGCTCCTGGTCACCTGGCGCTGGTCGGTGACCGCGCGAGCCCTCGCCGGACCCGCGCTCGCCGTCGCGATCCTCGCCGGAATGGCCCTGCGCCCCGGCTATCTGCCCGCGATGTACGTCCTCCAGGCCCTGCCCTTCCTCGCCCTCGTCCTCGCCGGCGGCACGGCGAGCGTCGCCCACGGCGTCCTGCGCAGATGGCGCGACACGGCCGAGAACCTGGCCCTGACCTGGGCGCGCCGCACGGTCGCCGTCGCCCTCGCCGCCACCGCGGCGGTCTACGTCGTCCCCCGCTGGTACGACGGCAACCACACCGCGATGACGTTCAACGCCAACGCGCCCTACCAGAAAGCCGCCGAGTGGCTCGGCCGTGAGGTCGACGACCCCGCGGGCACCCGTGTCCTCGTGGACGACGCGCTCTGGCTCGACCTCGTCCACGAGGGGTACAGGCCAGGCCTCGGCGTCATCTGGTTCTACAAGGCCGACCTCGACCCGGCGGTGACGAAGACGATGCCGCGCGGCTGGCGCGACCTCGACTACGTGGTCGCCTCCCCGACCGTGCGGCGCGACGCGGTCGACCTGCCCAACGTCAAGGGCGCGATGGAGAACTCGACACCGGTCGCCACCTTCGGCACCGGCGAGGACCGGATCGAGATCCGCAGGATCGAGGCCGCCGGCGGCCACGAACGAGCGCGCGAGACCGAGGCGGCCGGCGACGACGACCGAATCCGCGATACCGAGGCCGCTGGAGGCGACCGATGA
- a CDS encoding thioredoxin domain-containing protein produces MANRLAHETSPYLLQHADNPVDWWPWSDDVFEEARRRGVPVLLSVGYSSCHWCHVMAHESFEDRETAEYLNTHFVSVKVDREERPDVDAVYMEAVQAATGQGGWPMTVFLTPEGEPFYFGTYFPPAPRHGMPSFRQVLEGVRAAWTDRRDEVAEVAGKIVRDLAGRELKFAAVDAPGEDELAQALLGLTREYDAARGGFGRAPKFPPSMVIEFLLRHAARTGSEGALQMARDTCERMARGGIYDQLGGGFARYSVDREWVVPHFEKMLYDNALLCRVYAHLWRATGSELARRVALETADFMVRELRTNEGGFASALDADSDDGTGSGKHVEGAYYVWTPEQLTEVLGEEDARLAAQYFGVTEEGTFEEGASVLQLPQHEGVFDAERIESVRERLHGARSRRPAPGRDDKVVAAWNGLAVAALAETGAYFDRPDLVDAAIAAADLLVRLHLDEKARLARTSRDGQVGANAGVLEDYADVAEGFLALASVTGEGVWLEFAGFLLDHVLARFVDEESGALYDTAVDAEKLIRRPQDPTDNATPSGWSAAAGALLGYAAHTGSEPHRTAAERALGVVKALGPRAPRFIGWGLATAEALLDGPREVAVVGPEGHPGTRELHRTALLGTAPGAVVAVGATDSDELPLLADRPLVGGEPTAYVCRNFTCDAPTTDVDRLRTALGVASIG; encoded by the coding sequence ATGGCGAATCGACTGGCCCACGAGACCTCCCCCTATCTCCTCCAGCACGCCGACAACCCGGTCGACTGGTGGCCCTGGTCGGACGACGTGTTCGAGGAGGCGCGGCGGCGGGGGGTGCCGGTGCTGCTCAGTGTCGGTTATTCGAGTTGCCACTGGTGTCATGTGATGGCGCACGAGTCCTTCGAGGACCGGGAGACCGCCGAGTACCTGAACACACACTTCGTCAGCGTCAAGGTCGACCGGGAGGAGCGGCCGGACGTCGACGCGGTGTACATGGAGGCCGTGCAGGCGGCGACCGGGCAGGGCGGCTGGCCCATGACCGTGTTCCTGACGCCGGAAGGGGAGCCGTTCTACTTCGGGACGTACTTCCCGCCGGCGCCCCGGCACGGGATGCCGTCCTTCCGGCAGGTGCTGGAGGGCGTGCGGGCGGCCTGGACCGACCGGCGGGACGAGGTCGCCGAGGTCGCCGGGAAGATCGTGCGGGATCTGGCCGGGCGGGAGCTGAAGTTCGCGGCGGTCGACGCGCCCGGGGAGGACGAGCTCGCGCAGGCGCTGCTGGGGCTCACCCGGGAGTACGACGCGGCGCGCGGCGGGTTCGGCAGGGCGCCCAAGTTCCCGCCGTCGATGGTGATCGAGTTCCTGCTGCGGCACGCGGCACGCACCGGCTCCGAGGGCGCGCTGCAGATGGCGCGGGACACGTGCGAGCGCATGGCCCGCGGCGGCATCTACGACCAGCTCGGCGGCGGCTTCGCCCGCTACTCCGTCGACCGTGAGTGGGTGGTGCCCCACTTCGAGAAGATGCTGTACGACAACGCCCTGCTCTGCCGCGTCTACGCCCACCTGTGGCGGGCCACCGGTTCCGAACTCGCCCGGCGGGTGGCCCTGGAGACGGCCGACTTCATGGTCCGTGAACTCCGGACGAACGAGGGTGGGTTCGCCTCCGCGCTGGACGCCGACAGTGATGACGGCACCGGTTCCGGGAAGCACGTCGAAGGTGCCTACTACGTCTGGACGCCCGAGCAGCTGACCGAGGTGCTCGGCGAGGAGGACGCCCGGCTCGCCGCGCAGTACTTCGGCGTCACGGAGGAGGGGACGTTCGAGGAGGGGGCATCCGTGCTGCAACTCCCGCAGCACGAGGGCGTGTTCGACGCCGAGAGGATCGAGTCGGTCCGGGAGCGGCTGCATGGGGCGCGTTCGCGCAGGCCCGCCCCCGGCCGGGACGACAAGGTGGTCGCCGCCTGGAACGGGCTCGCCGTCGCCGCGCTCGCCGAGACCGGCGCCTACTTCGACCGCCCCGACCTGGTGGACGCCGCGATCGCCGCCGCCGACCTCCTCGTACGACTGCACCTGGACGAGAAGGCGCGGCTCGCGCGGACCAGCAGGGACGGGCAGGTGGGGGCCAACGCGGGGGTGCTGGAGGACTACGCGGATGTCGCGGAGGGGTTCCTGGCACTGGCCTCGGTCACGGGGGAGGGGGTGTGGCTCGAGTTCGCGGGGTTCCTGCTCGACCATGTGCTCGCGCGGTTCGTCGACGAGGAGTCGGGGGCGCTGTACGACACGGCCGTCGACGCGGAGAAGCTGATCCGGCGGCCGCAGGATCCCACCGACAACGCCACGCCGTCGGGGTGGAGCGCGGCGGCGGGAGCGCTGCTCGGCTATGCCGCGCACACCGGTTCCGAGCCGCATCGGACCGCCGCCGAACGGGCGTTGGGCGTGGTGAAGGCGCTGGGACCGCGTGCGCCGAGGTTCATCGGGTGGGGGCTCGCGACCGCCGAGGCGTTGCTCGACGGGCCGCGCGAGGTGGCGGTCGTCGGGCCGGAGGGGCATCCGGGGACGCGGGAGCTGCACCGGACGGCGCTGCTGGGGACCGCGCCGGGCGCGGTGGTCGCCGTCGGGGCCACGGACAGTGACGAGCTGCCGTTGCTGGCCGACCGTCCGCTCGTCGGCGGTGAACCGACCGCGTATGTCTGCCGCAATTTCACCTGTGACGCTCCCACGACCGATGTCGACCGGTTGCGTACGGCCCTCGGGGTGGCTTCGATCGGCTGA
- a CDS encoding glycosyltransferase, which produces MNSGRHESTAPEELGDPAVHGATASERKGRAGGERANARRPDGPSTIALPPPALAPLGRTEPANTVPEPGAVTIVVPTFNESANVRELLHQITLTVPGRLPCEVVFVDDSTDDTPEVINEAARDCPFPVTVLHRDKPVGGLGGAVVEGIKAATSDWIVVMDGDLQHPPSLVPELVATGERSSAGLVVASRYIKGGSRAGLAGSYRVAVSRGATWLTKSLFPRRLHGISDPMSGFFAIRRSVVTAEILQPLGYKILLELAVRSRPRQVTEVPFVFQDRYAGESKSTAQEGFRFLRHLVGLRTASPLARMTVFGLIGVTGFLPNLAGLYALTSAGMHYVPAEILANQLGVVWNFFLIEHLCFRERRRHRKGWDRIGRFALLANADLVLRIPLIALFIGRFGMGALSATALALVTTFVLRFVGTEALVYLPRKTSRRGEHGEQEQVEPARRAV; this is translated from the coding sequence ATGAACAGCGGAAGGCATGAGTCCACCGCCCCCGAAGAGCTGGGCGACCCAGCCGTGCACGGTGCCACGGCGAGTGAGCGGAAGGGGCGCGCCGGAGGCGAGAGGGCGAACGCGCGGAGGCCCGACGGGCCGAGCACGATCGCCCTCCCGCCACCGGCCCTCGCGCCCCTCGGGCGAACCGAGCCCGCGAACACGGTTCCCGAGCCCGGGGCCGTCACCATCGTCGTACCCACCTTCAACGAGTCCGCGAACGTACGGGAGTTGCTGCACCAGATCACGCTGACGGTGCCCGGGCGGCTGCCCTGCGAGGTCGTCTTCGTGGACGACTCCACCGACGACACCCCCGAGGTGATCAACGAGGCCGCGCGGGACTGCCCGTTCCCGGTGACCGTGCTGCACCGCGACAAACCGGTCGGCGGACTCGGCGGCGCGGTCGTCGAGGGCATCAAGGCGGCAACGTCCGACTGGATCGTCGTCATGGACGGAGACCTGCAGCATCCGCCCTCGCTGGTACCGGAGCTGGTGGCGACCGGGGAGCGGTCGTCAGCGGGTCTGGTGGTCGCCTCCCGCTACATCAAGGGCGGCAGCCGGGCCGGGCTCGCGGGCAGCTACCGTGTGGCCGTCTCACGCGGGGCGACCTGGCTCACCAAGTCCCTCTTCCCGCGCCGACTGCATGGCATCAGCGACCCGATGAGCGGCTTCTTCGCGATCCGCCGCAGCGTGGTCACCGCCGAGATCCTCCAGCCGCTCGGCTACAAGATCCTCCTCGAACTCGCCGTGCGCAGCCGCCCGCGCCAGGTCACGGAGGTGCCGTTCGTGTTCCAGGACCGGTACGCCGGCGAGTCCAAGTCCACCGCGCAGGAGGGCTTCAGGTTCCTGCGCCACCTCGTCGGGCTGCGCACCGCCTCACCGCTGGCCCGCATGACGGTCTTCGGCCTGATCGGCGTCACCGGCTTCCTGCCGAACCTCGCGGGCCTGTACGCGCTCACCTCGGCCGGCATGCACTACGTCCCCGCCGAGATCCTCGCCAACCAGCTCGGGGTGGTCTGGAACTTCTTCCTCATCGAGCACCTGTGCTTCCGCGAGCGGCGCAGGCACCGCAAGGGATGGGACCGCATCGGGCGGTTCGCGTTGCTCGCCAACGCCGACCTGGTGTTGCGCATCCCGCTCATCGCCCTGTTCATCGGCAGGTTCGGGATGGGGGCGCTGTCCGCGACCGCGCTCGCCCTGGTGACGACGTTCGTACTGCGCTTCGTGGGGACCGAGGCGCTGGTCTATCTGCCGCGAAAGACGTCTCGCCGTGGGGAGCACGGCGAGCAGGAGCAGGTCGAGCCGGCAAGGAGAGCCGTGTGA
- a CDS encoding tetratricopeptide repeat protein: MRDSHRGEAEGLLVRAVEEEVRRSGGRTDGVVLLGRARAALDTMARNAAEEYEAYTRALDESEVGRLTFGQRYAKEGSGTPLLVAAVAAGTAVVADLSFGVDAGTAVSTGLIVGIASAVATVLKVTASHVPAAHHRAGALGQPGGHEQLRLQWLTALEVRGIRPFLDQQRVLAASTPKKKAPQLRGADKSAAARRRNVLEQSFAQLPEADDRFAGRRTEMGRIRQWVQAARAETETRPTVVVLHGAPGSGRTALAVRATHELRDYFRGACVVDLRADSPEETPLSTRDALMHLLNRLGAPRDQLLFRERTSQDQQVKRLSELYHQHLTSLPVTIVLDDASDPEQVRVLVPERSDSLVLVTARSPLALPADLPAWVHQLPVDALDGDGTHELLSTAAQDRAVLSAGAASTRAPAGASTGSPLGVSAGEPTGASAATASVSYDTESVARIGHLCGGLPLALRIAGSSLGPRTPDRLATDLGAYGPVEPVERALWLRYTDQSEPSRRLLRRLALAGRASLGAAAAASLLATDETEANRHLTALARAGLIDHVHGNRYRLHDLVRAFAHARLLDEEEPSERTAAQERLIVTYADLADSVLRLVDGNMSTRSDRFGQHGFVSLDEALRWLDDETSFITSTLRHAEGVNQAAVLSLLGALCDYCLLRGDLYRLGELSELAQSVDQGLLTRSVQWRTGIAARQLGELDKARTTLASVVDLYMETNHDAGAARALCSLGITLHHQGNLTEAAAKLLEALQMQSTPELAADRAWTMHALAAVERDRSHLADSLDLLTRALVIHRQQESLHGEGWAYFQLGQLMLRMGEVPRAESELRTALDLFGRTRDARGQAWSMTQLARARLVAGDPSAAVDGLRQALSRHRDNEDVRGEAWSGYYLGQALEETGNLDHAVRELERSRTMFSRMRDVYGLACARHHSARVTRDQRAVQTGSLRNSGFARQLLVDARADFQRIGVAHGEAWTCLELAVVDAGNTRTPQALALCEEATRLFTSYGDRRGEDWARFLKCTLLPYAAPGGVEIGTAVAQEDLAHLSRTTHPLRDEKLTEYIEAYELLLERGVNLESGWRAWTLGMVPNRHAREVMGVPVTGH; encoded by the coding sequence ATGCGGGACAGCCACCGGGGGGAGGCCGAAGGGCTGTTGGTCCGGGCGGTCGAGGAGGAGGTCCGCAGGTCGGGCGGCCGTACCGACGGGGTCGTGCTGCTGGGCCGCGCCCGTGCCGCGCTGGACACGATGGCGCGCAACGCGGCCGAGGAGTACGAGGCGTACACCCGCGCACTGGACGAGTCGGAGGTCGGCCGCCTCACCTTCGGCCAGCGCTACGCCAAGGAGGGCTCCGGAACTCCTCTGCTGGTCGCGGCCGTTGCGGCCGGCACGGCGGTCGTGGCCGACCTCTCCTTCGGCGTCGACGCCGGCACCGCCGTCAGCACCGGTCTGATCGTCGGCATCGCGAGCGCCGTCGCCACGGTCCTGAAGGTCACCGCCTCCCATGTGCCCGCGGCCCACCACCGCGCGGGCGCCCTGGGCCAGCCCGGCGGCCACGAGCAGCTGCGGCTGCAGTGGCTGACGGCGCTGGAGGTACGCGGGATACGGCCGTTCCTGGACCAGCAGCGCGTACTCGCCGCGTCCACGCCGAAGAAGAAGGCGCCCCAGCTGCGCGGTGCCGACAAGAGCGCGGCGGCGCGGCGGCGCAACGTGCTGGAGCAGTCGTTCGCCCAACTCCCGGAGGCCGACGACCGGTTCGCCGGCCGGCGCACGGAGATGGGGAGGATCCGCCAGTGGGTGCAGGCGGCCCGCGCCGAGACCGAGACCCGGCCGACGGTCGTCGTGCTGCATGGCGCGCCCGGCTCCGGCCGTACCGCCCTCGCCGTCCGCGCGACCCACGAGCTGCGGGACTACTTCCGCGGCGCCTGCGTGGTCGATCTGCGCGCCGACAGCCCGGAGGAGACCCCGCTCTCCACCCGGGACGCGCTGATGCATCTGCTGAATCGTCTCGGCGCCCCCCGCGACCAGCTCCTCTTCCGTGAGCGCACCTCCCAGGACCAGCAGGTCAAACGGCTCAGCGAGCTGTACCACCAGCACCTGACGTCCCTGCCGGTGACGATCGTCCTGGACGACGCGTCCGACCCCGAGCAGGTCCGCGTCCTCGTCCCCGAACGCTCCGACAGCCTCGTCCTGGTCACCGCCCGCTCCCCGCTCGCCCTGCCCGCCGACCTCCCCGCCTGGGTCCATCAGCTCCCCGTCGACGCGCTCGACGGCGACGGCACACACGAACTGCTGAGCACGGCGGCGCAGGACCGCGCGGTGCTGTCGGCGGGGGCGGCGTCCACGCGGGCGCCGGCGGGCGCATCGACGGGTTCACCGCTCGGCGTCTCCGCGGGGGAACCGACCGGAGCGTCCGCGGCCACGGCGTCCGTCTCCTACGACACCGAATCCGTCGCCCGGATCGGGCACCTGTGCGGCGGCCTCCCCCTGGCCCTGCGCATCGCCGGCTCCTCCCTGGGCCCGCGTACGCCCGACCGACTGGCCACGGACCTGGGCGCGTACGGCCCCGTCGAGCCGGTCGAACGGGCCCTGTGGCTCCGCTACACCGACCAGTCGGAGCCCTCCCGCCGTCTGCTGCGCCGCCTGGCGCTGGCGGGCCGCGCCTCCCTGGGCGCGGCGGCGGCCGCCTCGCTCCTCGCCACCGACGAGACGGAGGCGAACCGCCACCTCACCGCGCTCGCCCGCGCGGGCCTCATCGACCACGTCCACGGCAACCGCTACCGCCTGCACGACCTGGTCCGCGCCTTCGCCCACGCCCGCCTCCTCGACGAGGAGGAGCCGAGCGAGCGCACGGCCGCGCAGGAACGCCTGATCGTCACCTATGCCGACCTCGCCGACTCCGTCCTGCGCCTGGTCGACGGCAACATGTCGACCCGCTCGGACCGCTTCGGGCAGCACGGCTTCGTCTCCCTGGACGAGGCGCTGCGCTGGCTGGACGACGAGACGAGCTTCATCACCTCCACGCTCCGGCACGCGGAGGGCGTGAACCAGGCGGCGGTCCTCAGCCTCCTCGGCGCCCTGTGCGACTACTGCCTGCTGCGCGGCGACCTCTACCGTCTCGGTGAGCTGAGCGAGCTGGCCCAGTCGGTGGACCAGGGCCTGCTGACCCGCTCGGTCCAGTGGCGTACGGGTATCGCGGCCCGTCAGCTGGGCGAGCTGGACAAGGCCCGTACGACGCTCGCCTCGGTCGTCGACCTCTACATGGAGACCAACCACGACGCGGGCGCCGCCCGTGCCCTGTGCTCCCTGGGCATCACCCTCCACCACCAGGGCAACCTGACCGAGGCGGCGGCGAAACTCCTGGAAGCCCTGCAGATGCAGTCGACCCCCGAGCTGGCGGCGGACCGCGCGTGGACGATGCACGCCCTCGCGGCGGTGGAACGCGACCGCTCCCATCTGGCGGACTCCCTGGACCTGTTGACCCGCGCCCTGGTCATCCACCGCCAGCAGGAGTCCCTGCACGGTGAGGGCTGGGCGTACTTCCAGCTGGGTCAGCTGATGCTGCGCATGGGTGAGGTGCCGCGCGCGGAGAGCGAACTCCGCACCGCCCTGGACCTGTTCGGCCGCACCCGCGACGCCCGGGGCCAGGCCTGGTCCATGACCCAGCTCGCCCGCGCCCGCCTCGTGGCCGGCGACCCCTCCGCCGCCGTCGACGGCCTGCGCCAGGCCCTCTCCCGCCACCGCGACAACGAGGACGTCCGCGGCGAGGCCTGGAGCGGCTACTACCTGGGGCAGGCCCTGGAGGAGACCGGCAACCTCGACCACGCGGTACGCGAACTGGAGCGCTCCCGCACGATGTTCTCCCGCATGCGCGACGTCTACGGCCTGGCCTGTGCCCGCCACCACTCGGCCCGCGTCACCCGTGACCAGCGAGCCGTCCAGACCGGCTCGTTGCGCAACTCCGGCTTCGCCCGCCAGCTCCTCGTCGACGCCCGCGCCGACTTCCAGCGCATCGGTGTCGCCCACGGCGAGGCCTGGACCTGCCTGGAACTGGCCGTGGTGGACGCGGGCAACACCCGCACCCCCCAGGCCCTGGCCCTCTGCGAGGAGGCGACCCGTCTCTTCACGTCCTACGGCGACCGCCGCGGCGAGGACTGGGCCCGCTTCCTGAAGTGCACCCTGCTGCCGTACGCGGCCCCCGGCGGCGTCGAGATCGGCACCGCCGTGGCCCAGGAGGACCTGGCCCACCTCTCCCGCACCACCCACCCCCTCCGCGACGAGAAACTCACCGAGTACATCGAGGCGTACGAGCTGCTGCTCGAACGAGGCGTGAACCTGGAGAGCGGCTGGCGAGCCTGGACCCTGGGCATGGTCCCGAACCGGCACGCACGAGAGGTGATGGGAGTGCCGGTGACGGGCCACTAG
- a CDS encoding Fic family protein has translation MLYRTPALTSKDREVLEGIEKMRHELRHQVLQTPVKWTAGLRKTLTADAIAGSNSIEGYKVDSADVEDLIDGEQEVAASEENKAETLAYQNAMTYVQSLHDAPGFTHSVWLLNALHWMLQGQHHPRKVVGQFRRRGVWINEPGAPQEVAYTAPDADVVPDLMDELVVWLNDGDLDTPMLVRAAMAHLNLVKIHPWADGNGRMSRSLQTLLIARGGTLAPEFSSIEAWLGKPKNTWEYYKVLGQVGGREWTPDRDTSPWIRFNLLAYHQQSQFVKYRIDRSNRCWIDLTDHAERHGIDERQITALHDAALAGRVRRARYQRAENLSNQQAVRDIRALSEAGLLVAVGNTKARYYVPGPDFPADVLEAVRRPVRLMDPYED, from the coding sequence ATGCTGTATCGCACCCCTGCTCTCACCTCGAAGGACCGCGAGGTGCTGGAAGGCATCGAGAAGATGCGCCACGAGCTGCGTCACCAGGTCCTGCAGACGCCGGTCAAGTGGACGGCGGGGCTGCGCAAAACGCTGACGGCCGATGCCATCGCCGGTTCCAACAGCATCGAGGGGTACAAGGTCGACTCCGCGGATGTCGAGGACCTGATCGACGGTGAGCAGGAAGTCGCCGCGTCAGAGGAGAACAAGGCGGAAACGCTGGCGTACCAGAACGCCATGACGTACGTCCAGTCGCTCCACGACGCGCCTGGCTTCACCCACTCGGTGTGGCTGCTCAACGCCCTGCACTGGATGCTTCAGGGGCAACACCACCCGCGCAAGGTCGTGGGGCAGTTCCGCAGGCGAGGCGTGTGGATCAATGAGCCGGGCGCGCCGCAAGAGGTCGCCTACACGGCGCCCGACGCCGACGTGGTGCCCGACCTCATGGACGAGCTGGTCGTTTGGCTCAACGACGGGGACCTGGACACCCCCATGCTGGTGCGCGCCGCGATGGCCCACCTCAACCTCGTCAAAATCCATCCGTGGGCGGACGGCAACGGCCGTATGTCCCGCTCGTTGCAGACACTGCTGATCGCTCGCGGTGGCACGCTGGCGCCCGAGTTCTCGTCCATCGAGGCGTGGTTGGGCAAGCCGAAGAACACCTGGGAGTACTACAAGGTCCTCGGCCAGGTCGGTGGCCGCGAGTGGACTCCCGACCGCGACACCTCCCCCTGGATCCGCTTCAACCTCCTCGCCTACCACCAGCAGTCCCAGTTCGTGAAGTACCGCATCGACCGTTCCAACCGCTGCTGGATCGACCTCACCGACCACGCGGAACGCCACGGCATCGACGAGCGCCAGATCACCGCCCTCCACGACGCCGCGCTCGCCGGCCGAGTGCGCCGGGCTCGTTACCAGCGCGCCGAGAACCTCAGCAATCAGCAGGCCGTTCGGGACATCCGCGCCCTGAGCGAGGCGGGCCTCCTCGTGGCCGTCGGCAACACGAAGGCGCGGTACTACGTCCCGGGCCCGGACTTTCCCGCGGACGTCCTGGAAGCGGTCCGACGGCCGGTCCGGCTGATGGATCCGTACGAGGACTGA